A segment of the Lolium perenne isolate Kyuss_39 chromosome 3, Kyuss_2.0, whole genome shotgun sequence genome:
ttgtctttcttgctcacttcgagcgcggcttcggccttcctgcctccccttttttccgggagtttttagatttttacgaacttcaacctcaccaccttccgggcaacgccatcttctacctttcttgctatgccaccttcatggaggcctatatcggcattcgtcccactcgtgagacgtttgcccgcttcttttgtttgcggattaattccgtccagggcaaggagatccctaagcccaagccgcccgtggagtgcggatcttgtatcgttggctcccgccaagggagcactttccttaagttttccggcctcgaatcctgccgcgcctggcaaggaactttcttctatgtgaagaacaacggccgcgccaatcttatcgatcttcctccataccaagcggggcctccttgcagagccaattggagctacaacccaaaGACTGATCATgctgaaaccaaccgggtggtgcgcTTTTTGGCCTctctgaagaaggagaccaagatctgctctgacgatatcatccggacttttatatcgcgccgggtgcttcctctgaagcgccgcgtgcataggatgagcgagatgtacggccccggcgatcctaccaagatcacaagccatcctcttagcaagaaggatgttgttcgcaaggctaagcagatttgccaaactgctatgccgtttgattgggaatggggcttgcttcccctcagcactactaaccctccgacccaagaagtaagggtTTATGTAATTGGGATTGTTTCttgccggtaactttctgcttttgttaacttttccttttttcgtgtttcaggccaaggaccgcttccccctcatcgaaGTAGAGCGACGAGGAATTTGccggaagcgcgcccttgactccttcgacccagatccctacatcttctggaaggatctgaagatgggcaagactccggctgcgcgccttggccgggacccgccggagcctaccgggtcctccgatgacctgaccatgctcgaggtactttcttttccggTCTCTTTTACTTTTCCGCTATTGCTTTCCTGCGAATTGCCTCTTAGCCATATTCTTCTCATAGATCCACGAGCgtgtgccgcccctgcgcgccgaggccggctctgagtttgtggacaaactcatggcccagggccaaaagaacaagcagccggcgtcTAATGCCGGTTCctgccaggcccctccctccaagcgcttccggactgagcccgtgggggagaaggaagtgggcgtgcgccgctacgggcgcaaggtgatgccaactgcttccgggtaagtttctcattttccggcttgcctcttttttgccaagctctttttccggttgctttttccaacTATTTgtcctttctttttctcagccctgcgctcaagcttggcccaaggccatcgggctctgaaggatccgcaaggacctcaacccctcctcctcagtcaggcccggcaccatctggtgccggcaacacttctgcctccctctcggggggcacaacaaattcggggcgtgcggccccttcatcatcagatcaccgcacggaggaggagcgTTCCTTTCTCCCCTGAACACCGGGacacggcgccagcaacatcggcgccggagaagaagaagctgccgggcgggcggagcctcctgctcctcccgtccttgaaaagacgacaacttccgcgccggaatcttccgcgccggaaggctccaaaacgggtgacgctcctagcgctcccccttctccacgaaccatcctcatgcctccgccagacgctcctcgcgccaagccctccagggccgctcctaccgcgccgccgcccaagacttccggggccgcttctaccgcgccgccgcccaagacttccaagctcatcaaggggaaagcgacggcctccagcgcccttcGGCGCGGCGGCCCACAGTGCGCAcgtcgccaaggccgccaaggatgcgcccacgaaggccaccggcctccttggccgcatTACGAGTtccgcgccaaggccgggacacaGGGCACCTTAcgccctacgcccaaaagtggaacgccgcggacatgactccggcgaccgcggcacaggcaaggacaggctgccggcacctgaccctgtcggggaccggtcttccgaggagcactttatgcggcttcgcagcgccgtgaaaGAGCTCGACAgggcgtggtacgattccacgaataACTTGATGGTACGTTTTACTAACTTTCTTCAatctttaccggtttccttgcttccggcttTGCTCTATTTTTagctcatgccggtttctctcttgtctatcttccccagtccccgagttttgtggtgagagcgcagctcttagcgcaaaacttaacttaaaaacttagcgtgaaaccggccttTGCCCGATCCAGGGATTTCGGGTCAAACACCTTCTCTTTAACGCACAACTTATctcagaaacgcgcaaaaccggcactgccagtccccgagtttcgggttaagaactttgttcttagggcaaaacttatcttagaaatgCGCGAAACCGCCTTTGCCGATCCCAGggatttcgggttaagaaccttgttcttagcgcaaaagcgAACttacttctttttcttgaacagctcacggctgacgctcggaaggccctcttcgaggagcttctatgggagcatcgggagctcgctgaggcacatgataagtgccaaggtaagtttttgttctaccggcatctttgttaccggaaacctttttttttTCTCCTAACATTCGCAATttctgcttaacagtgatcccggaagcttccatcgatgctctcaaggagcagctcgccgccgcccaacgtatgattttcttctttctcctgtTACTCTGCTTCCTTTTCATCTTTATTAGCATGACCTTGTTAACACTCTcttttccggttacaggggagaaggaccagctcatccggcagcaccgggaggagctgagcgcccacaagaccagctaccaggagctcaagtctcagctcattcagctggggcttgatcatgccaaggccctcaaagccgctgaagcgaatgcggcggccaagttggacgaggctacGGAGGACTTgacaatgccactgtggtattgcgggctgagctggaggagctggccaaggcccggaagggtgctgaggagaaagccgcgcggctggaggaggagcacaagGAATGCAaccagctgatcctgcagactGACGCACTTGCCTACCGTGAGTCCTTTTCTTTTACATACTTTGAccactgcatacgagccttttttcttccgaccccattttctttccgttatctttccttccggtctctttttcttccggattcttttccttccggtctctttttcttccggatccttttccttagcctttttctttcttcgcacaggcctctttccggactcacaGAAGTACGTCGTCAAGAAGGTTGACGCGCGCCGCAAGGACCAAGGCCAAGcgaatcttaccgtgccatggacgcccaacgaccatctggtcgcgcttaacgcgcgggtgtctcatatgcgcgccatagatcgcaatctctctgacattcctgatgtggctacccagctcttcaggaccctGTGGCCTGGCGAAGAGGTGCCGgataccttctccctcatcagcgaccgtctcaagggcgccggcaggaggatccgcgagtggcagtgctctgctgcccgtgctaGAGCggactctgccctccgcgtcgcctgttcctggtacccggagctcgacctggatgcccttaccggcgtgcgcgaaggcgcggaaaccgatttggacccgatcctcaccgctaagcggcaggatcgtgcgtaccatatcgcggagtacgccgaaatgcgcaccttcatccctccccctcctgacgtcaaagattatcttgatgaggaggaggatgaagccgaggaggagcctctagacgacgctgatgctggcgacgctcctccggaagctcctgcTGCCTGATTACCTGCCTTAAGATTTACCTTGTCTTGCTGTTTGGCCCTGCGTGCCTTAAAACAATGTTCCGTTAAATTCtatcccggtatgccggggtttatgatgtaaaactttaaatctgcttttggttgtggcgcaacagtttatgccggtatgtcataccggtgttaattatcttatgtttgccttagcatatttgctcatggttttgcttttatcctgtacCGCAAAGATTTCtagattgtttccgcatccaattcgatgcatacttggttcttttgccttggctctgcctgccttctctgggcgttctttggcgtatgagcacaaggttctttcaccaaacaagcactttcttgaacttagaaataacttcgaaattttgcaaaaaaccggtttaaccggggttagttaaattttccggattgttctttcctgctctccctctccgcagttcatgtgcttatcccctaccggtttatcttgcttgccatgaagccggtttgcgatgACAGcgatcgaagactccggtaggatttagcacattactaaaccggaaagaaaaaacattcaataagcaaccggtaaactgaaaaaataaacaagttacatgcaaccttattggggtagtccccgagattcattcaaggtttcgacatcttttattcatagcatataaggtacaaaaaggaacttcttacaccaccacttcaagagtagaaaggacgcaacagagctacgttccatggacgcttgctctcctctccggacctgtccgcctttcctttcttccactcccgcgcatcgatcaagtagtacgcatcattgtgaagcaccttgcttacaatgaagggaccttcccatggtggcaaaagcttatgccggccttgatCTGTTGCACTAGGTGAAGCACGAGATCTCGcttccggaaaactctcgggttaaccttcctgttatgatagcgtcttaggtttggctggtaaatggctgttcttgccaaagctagctctcttgcttattctagcaagtccacatcattttctctggcctctttgacctcttgctcagtatagagctgtacccttggtgaatcgtgATTGTGGTCGGTGgggatgaccgcttctgctccgtacacCTTGAAGAACGGagggtatccggtagaccggtttggagtcgttcttatactccacaagatgcgatggtagctcatcgagccaacatcccggtgacttttccaccgcatcaatgagtctaggcttgatgcGGAAAGCACCATAGCCttcattctttccacctggccattgccttgtgggtgtgccactgagcacaaatccaaccggatgttgttgtcctcacgaaccttttgaactcaccttgagcaaagttggttccattatcggTGATGATctttgtgcgggtatccataccgcaaaatgacatcttttaggaatttcacatttgtatgcccatcacactttgcgataggttttacttctagccatttggtgaacttatccaccatgaccaagatatgGGTCATCTTTGCTTCTTGcgattttgaatgggccaaccatgtcaaggcaccaaacggcgaatggccatgttaacggtattgtctttaaaccaggatctttggggtatgattttgcttggcgtacctgcgcggcgttgcattttcttaccaaatcctcggcGTTCTCCAAagcggtgggccaataaaacccatgcggaatacttttgccactagcgcccttgatgaagcatggtgcccacattctccttggtgaatttcctcaagcatttctttcccttcctccggttc
Coding sequences within it:
- the LOC139838560 gene encoding uncharacterized protein isoform X1; translation: MKPCYDFSRREEQATNQAKDRFPLIEVERRGICRKRALDSFDPDPYIFWKDLKMGKTPAARLGRDPPEPTGSSDDLTMLEIHERVPPLRAEAGSEFVDKLMAQGQKNKQPASNAGSCQAPPSKRFRTEPVGEKEVGVRRYGRKVMPTASGFSAHADIKLRDLYNVKLDLAVPQD
- the LOC139838560 gene encoding uncharacterized protein isoform X2, encoding MKPCYDFSRREEQATNQLTADARKALFEELLWEHRELAEAHDKCQVIPEASIDALKEQLAAAQREKDQLIRQHREELSAHKTSYQELKSQLIQLGLDHAKALKAAEANAAAKLDEATEDLTMPLWYCGLSWRSWPRPGRVLRRKPRGWRRSTRNATS